One genomic segment of Clostridium saccharoperbutylacetonicum N1-4(HMT) includes these proteins:
- a CDS encoding sugar ABC transporter substrate-binding protein: MKKVLTKIMAAVLITTTVLSGCASKNENSNSNNEIKTLTVWAMGAEGELLDKMSEGFEKENPGIKVKVQALPWDQAHDKLMTAVASKSGPDVIQMGTSWVPEFAEAGALLDLSKYTDKYENLKKENYFESSLQTSVYKNEYVGVPWYIDTRVLFYRTDLLQGVGYPNGPSNWDEFKDAASKLTNKAQNKYGFLLDPKDQISMMLYAWQNGSEPITSDNVPHFNEPAFVDAVTYATSFIKEGYSPAQNDYDVTQGFKDGTFPMFISGPWMVDTIKKKATELDGKWAVRVLPSKKTNTSFVGGSNLSVFKSSKNSEEAIKYIDYMSKLDTEMKWFDVSNSLPARKDAWNTDKLKNDKLLKVFGEQMKDAKPAPAVKNWERIAQEVISSVEKIDLNGVDVKAELDNVNEKAKELLK, translated from the coding sequence ATGAAAAAAGTATTAACAAAAATTATGGCAGCTGTACTTATAACAACAACGGTTTTGTCAGGATGTGCATCGAAAAATGAAAATAGTAATTCAAACAATGAAATAAAGACATTAACGGTTTGGGCAATGGGAGCAGAAGGGGAATTGCTAGACAAAATGTCTGAAGGATTTGAAAAGGAGAATCCTGGGATAAAAGTTAAGGTGCAAGCATTACCTTGGGATCAGGCACACGATAAATTAATGACAGCAGTAGCTTCTAAGTCTGGGCCAGATGTTATACAAATGGGTACTTCGTGGGTACCTGAGTTTGCAGAAGCAGGTGCGCTTTTAGATTTATCTAAATACACAGATAAATATGAAAATCTGAAGAAGGAGAATTATTTTGAAAGTTCATTGCAGACAAGCGTTTATAAAAATGAATATGTAGGGGTTCCTTGGTATATCGATACAAGAGTTTTATTTTATAGGACTGATTTGTTACAAGGAGTAGGTTATCCAAATGGACCATCTAATTGGGATGAATTTAAAGATGCAGCTTCTAAATTAACAAATAAAGCTCAAAACAAATATGGATTTTTACTAGATCCAAAGGATCAAATTTCTATGATGTTATATGCATGGCAAAATGGTTCAGAACCAATTACTTCTGACAATGTTCCACATTTTAATGAACCAGCATTTGTAGATGCAGTTACTTATGCGACTAGTTTTATAAAAGAAGGTTATTCACCAGCTCAAAATGACTATGATGTAACACAAGGATTTAAAGATGGTACATTCCCAATGTTTATAAGTGGACCTTGGATGGTAGATACAATTAAGAAAAAGGCAACAGAACTTGATGGAAAATGGGCAGTTCGCGTATTACCTAGCAAAAAAACAAATACATCTTTTGTAGGTGGGTCTAATTTATCTGTGTTTAAGTCAAGTAAAAATTCAGAAGAAGCTATAAAATATATTGATTATATGTCAAAGCTAGATACAGAAATGAAATGGTTTGATGTATCTAATAGCTTACCAGCTAGAAAAGATGCATGGAATACTGATAAATTAAAGAATGATAAATTACTAAAAGTTTTTGGAGAGCAAATGAAAGATGCAAAACCAGCTCCGGCTGTTAAAAATTGGGAAAGAATTGCACAAGAAGTAATTAGTTCTGTAGAAAAGATTGATTTAAATGGAGTCGACGTCAAAGCAGAACTTGATAACGTAAATGAAAAAGCAAAAGAATTATTAAAGTAA
- a CDS encoding 6-phospho-alpha-glucosidase, with translation MKKYSICIVGGASRYTPDMLAMLCNQKDRFPLKKIVLYDNESERQNIVGKYAEILFKEYYPELEEIIYTTDEKEAFKDIDFALMQIRAGRLKMREKDEKISLKHGCLGQETCGPGGFAYGLRSVPAVIDLIKNIRTYSPECWILNYSNPAAIVAEATKRVFPGDYRIINICDMPIAIMDIYASVLGLKRRDLEPKYFGLNHFGWFTHILDKRTGEDYLPKLREILKTPVDVQTEPLFQEPSWKATFEFMSQMINDYDEYLPNTYLQYYLYPKKMRDKENPEYTRANEVMDGNEKETYNRLHEIISLGKIRGTKYEITSDVGCHAEYIVDLATAIANNTNEIFLTITENNGAIQNVSPGMMVEVPCRVGNNGVEPLAVGSVPTFYKGLIENQYAYEKLSVDACLEGSYQKALQALVLNRAVVNTNIAKELLKDLIEANKGYWNELR, from the coding sequence ATGAAAAAATATTCAATTTGTATTGTTGGTGGAGCAAGCCGTTATACACCAGATATGCTTGCCATGTTATGTAACCAAAAGGATAGATTCCCTTTAAAGAAGATTGTCTTATATGATAATGAAAGCGAACGCCAAAATATAGTTGGAAAATATGCCGAAATATTATTTAAGGAATATTATCCGGAGTTAGAAGAAATTATATACACTACTGATGAAAAAGAAGCATTTAAAGACATAGATTTTGCACTTATGCAAATTCGTGCAGGAAGATTAAAAATGCGTGAAAAAGATGAAAAGATTTCATTAAAACATGGATGTCTTGGTCAGGAAACATGTGGACCTGGAGGATTTGCTTATGGATTACGAAGTGTTCCTGCTGTTATTGATTTGATAAAAAATATTCGTACTTATTCTCCAGAATGTTGGATTTTGAATTATTCAAACCCAGCTGCAATTGTTGCAGAAGCAACAAAAAGAGTATTCCCTGGAGATTACCGTATTATCAACATTTGTGATATGCCAATTGCAATTATGGATATTTATGCAAGTGTGCTTGGATTAAAGAGAAGAGATTTAGAGCCAAAATATTTTGGTTTAAATCATTTTGGTTGGTTTACACATATCTTAGATAAAAGGACTGGAGAAGATTATTTACCTAAATTAAGAGAAATATTAAAAACTCCAGTAGATGTACAGACTGAGCCTCTTTTCCAAGAACCTTCATGGAAAGCAACATTTGAATTCATGAGTCAAATGATTAATGATTATGATGAATATCTGCCAAACACATATTTACAATATTATTTATATCCAAAAAAGATGAGAGATAAAGAAAATCCAGAATACACTAGAGCTAATGAAGTAATGGATGGAAATGAAAAAGAAACTTACAACAGACTGCATGAAATTATATCTTTAGGCAAAATACGTGGTACTAAATATGAAATAACTAGCGATGTAGGATGTCATGCAGAATATATAGTTGATTTAGCAACAGCAATTGCTAATAACACAAATGAAATTTTTCTAACAATAACAGAAAATAATGGAGCTATTCAAAATGTTTCACCTGGAATGATGGTAGAAGTCCCATGTCGTGTTGGAAATAATGGTGTTGAACCATTAGCAGTAGGAAGTGTACCTACTTTTTACAAGGGACTTATCGAAAACCAATATGCGTATGAAAAATTGTCAGTAGACGCATGCTTAGAAGGAAGCTATCAAAAGGCATTGCAGGCACTTGTATTAAATCGTGCAGTTGTAAATACTAATATTGCTAAAGAATTATTAAAAGATTTAATAGAAGCAAACAAAGGATATTGGAATGAACTCCGTTAG
- a CDS encoding PTS transporter subunit EIIC → MKEKLLSLSQKFSQAAVQPVMFLAIMGTGLAIAVIMQLSFMPSFVIFIGTLLKTMMNAMLNNLSIIFCVGLTTAFAKTKKVDAAIISLIVYIIFLAGNNAWLTSQNMLAQPGAMGLFGTGQNLVLGFQVVDMNVFLGIILGCITGYVFNKVSNIQFVEMFRVYGGSRFAFIIMIPITLILAIVLSYVWPVMNYGISCLSVFMKGAGALGVFVYAFGNRFLIPTGLHHLLWMPFCFTGFGGTAQIDGNTVQGAVNIFYAEMGSGANLTAIDPSIRFATFGFAKIFASLGIVLAMIKTAKPENKSTVKGLLIPALFVSMVAGITEPLDFAFLFISPLLWLVHGLLTGFSEMLLWVLGSRTYSIYGLLDTIVCNSVIDPKLSKIYIFFAVGIVMAIVWYFTFVFLIKKFDIKTPGREEEPLNNKTSYDSSTNNSSDNQNPELFIEGLGGAENIVEVNNCFTRLRIDVADINKVNKEIISKGKQKGVVIKGSNVQIIIGMTVESEKEKLVNVLNIKKQNIKKE, encoded by the coding sequence ATGAAAGAAAAATTATTATCATTAAGTCAAAAATTTTCACAAGCTGCAGTGCAACCTGTAATGTTTTTAGCAATTATGGGAACTGGTCTTGCTATTGCTGTCATAATGCAACTCAGTTTTATGCCATCATTTGTTATTTTTATTGGAACTTTATTAAAGACCATGATGAATGCTATGCTAAATAACCTTTCTATCATTTTTTGTGTTGGATTAACAACTGCATTTGCCAAAACAAAAAAAGTAGATGCCGCTATTATTAGTCTTATTGTTTACATTATCTTTTTGGCTGGAAACAATGCATGGCTTACTTCACAAAATATGCTGGCTCAGCCTGGTGCTATGGGGTTATTTGGAACTGGACAAAATCTTGTTTTAGGGTTCCAGGTAGTAGACATGAATGTATTTTTAGGAATAATACTCGGATGCATCACTGGATATGTATTTAATAAAGTATCTAATATACAATTTGTAGAAATGTTTCGAGTATACGGTGGATCACGATTTGCATTTATAATTATGATACCAATTACTTTAATATTAGCAATTGTGCTTAGTTATGTATGGCCTGTTATGAATTATGGCATTTCTTGCTTATCAGTATTCATGAAAGGTGCAGGCGCATTAGGCGTATTTGTATATGCATTTGGTAACAGATTTTTAATTCCAACAGGATTGCATCATTTGTTATGGATGCCATTTTGTTTCACTGGTTTTGGAGGAACCGCCCAAATTGACGGTAATACTGTACAAGGTGCTGTAAACATTTTCTATGCAGAAATGGGTAGTGGTGCTAATTTGACAGCTATTGATCCTTCAATAAGATTTGCTACTTTTGGATTTGCAAAAATCTTTGCAAGCTTAGGTATAGTTCTTGCTATGATAAAAACTGCAAAGCCAGAAAATAAAAGTACTGTAAAAGGCTTGCTTATACCAGCACTCTTCGTTTCAATGGTAGCAGGTATTACAGAACCTCTTGATTTCGCATTTCTTTTCATATCACCATTACTTTGGCTGGTACATGGATTACTTACAGGCTTTTCAGAAATGCTGCTTTGGGTATTGGGCTCAAGAACCTATTCAATTTATGGCTTACTTGATACTATAGTTTGTAATTCTGTTATAGATCCAAAACTATCTAAGATATACATTTTCTTTGCCGTTGGTATTGTAATGGCTATAGTATGGTACTTCACCTTTGTTTTCTTAATTAAAAAATTTGACATTAAGACACCTGGTAGAGAAGAGGAACCTCTTAATAATAAGACAAGCTATGATTCCTCTACAAATAATAGTTCTGATAATCAAAATCCTGAATTATTTATTGAAGGGCTAGGTGGTGCAGAAAATATTGTAGAAGTAAACAACTGCTTTACACGTTTAAGAATTGATGTAGCTGACATTAACAAAGTAAATAAAGAAATAATTAGTAAAGGAAAACAAAAGGGTGTTGTTATTAAAGGAAGCAACGTACAGATTATTATTGGAATGACTGTAGAATCTGAAAAAGAAAAACTTGTTAATGTATTAAACATAAAAAAACAAAACATAAAAAAGGAGTAA
- a CDS encoding MurR/RpiR family transcriptional regulator: MQRNINLSDLEKIILNKIHDHISRNEKVGINTVAQECFVSKSAIIKLSKKFGYSGYSEMYYTILASTNHALKLDFSDNIVDTYKSDSLTIHINMLVELLREYREKRIYIDSLGFCDSAKEYYLQKLLSFGFDAASSYHYEAFNKNKSGLYFFLSYSGVRSEILEKVNVAIENNFKVVAFTSTKDSPLGKIAHMTIEVAGIKSDKEHYIPNFFTSNLIILLELVLSKYSNKYLSPKKTSTYELN, translated from the coding sequence ATGCAACGTAATATAAATCTCTCAGATCTTGAAAAGATAATTCTGAATAAAATACATGATCATATTAGCCGAAATGAAAAAGTTGGTATAAATACAGTAGCACAGGAATGTTTTGTTTCAAAATCAGCAATTATAAAATTATCAAAAAAATTTGGATACAGTGGATATAGTGAAATGTATTATACCATTCTTGCATCTACTAATCATGCACTTAAGTTAGACTTTTCTGATAATATTGTTGATACATATAAAAGTGATTCTTTAACAATTCATATTAATATGCTTGTAGAATTACTAAGAGAATATAGAGAAAAAAGAATTTATATTGATTCTCTAGGCTTTTGTGATAGCGCTAAGGAATATTATTTACAAAAATTATTATCATTTGGATTTGATGCAGCTAGCAGCTATCATTACGAAGCCTTTAACAAAAATAAATCCGGACTCTATTTTTTCCTTTCTTATTCTGGGGTAAGGTCAGAAATTCTTGAAAAGGTTAACGTAGCTATTGAGAATAATTTTAAGGTTGTAGCTTTTACTTCAACTAAGGATTCTCCATTGGGCAAAATAGCTCATATGACAATAGAAGTTGCTGGAATAAAATCAGATAAGGAACATTATATACCTAACTTTTTCACTTCAAATTTAATAATATTATTAGAATTAGTATTAAGCAAATATTCTAATAAATATTTATCACCCAAAAAAACTAGCACTTATGAACTCAATTAA